The following are encoded together in the Anopheles nili chromosome 3, idAnoNiliSN_F5_01, whole genome shotgun sequence genome:
- the LOC128726371 gene encoding dual specificity tyrosine-phosphorylation-regulated kinase mbk-2-like, with product MLIASSRLFAHCDVVDMDCNAGNSNGGNGSNSNGASGGGVSNIFTRQHSISGGNGYSLLLANGAGSGPSLIPSATSLRCDKVNGNATTIVATGGGTAVGGGSTSNLNGIGTGGLVSFQPALIAPSSAALKTSSLTSSAILFGGSSGNLSSVGGKPSGSHKWIGSLCDGATSIGYSSGNSGSSSKINQQLHFQHPQQQQQQQQQQQQQYQFLQHQNQKHHLAHHHHHHHSLPVTTSGNSGSTMLDSLTFRLCDVDGAVSSTMANPNGASGGNGASNGASNGSTGAGSILVVVPQTGNGKQSHSTAINTGSGDRLSYPSHDHQQAQKMATVASTQHHHHHQQQQQQQQQQHSSNTSSSSSNNSAAVATVNDVPINYSKMTRISKMGLSADGQHQHPHQHHHHHHDSAASVSILPASSSSSSSVQQAQQQLHKQQLHHLRSTVGGSSGNVAKGSDASAAASYCKVTRIGNITLLDPEDQTMVQSHMLGNNSNSSTTGGSSGGSSSNNTMKKDEVSLTKVAKLGHSVDQKVCDLQQHFIQQHQHQLQQLQQQQAAQKQQAQQQKEQGNGGGEEVRITESLAPFEVLRLYMDKLTQYEHHEIYNYPRIYFIGANAKKRRGAGNSDYDNEQGSYIHIAHDHIAYRYEVLKIIGKGSFGQVVKAYDHRNFQHVALKMIRNEQRFHRQAQEEIRILKHLRAQDRYNSMNIIHMYDSFVFRNHMCITFELLYINLYELIKKNKFKGFSMQLVRKFTHSLLKCLDALYKNKIIHCDMKPENILLKQQGRSGIKVIDFGSSCFENERVYTYIQSRFYRAPEVILGAKYDMAIDMWSLGCIVAELYTGSALLPGEDEYDQMACIIELLGMPPLKLLHNARWPSRYFAYDGEDQFPHYCTLSFREDGREDIQGSYSKRGRYRGAPGTRDLAKVLNYCDELFLDFVKHCLRWDPKRRMTPQEALNHNWFHRMLPQSPQVVKVGVVNDASSDASAAAAVSSNAVAGSSSHPVAATINKQLTSSMVSGGGAGMDSNPGGSLAAGVAGISGISMGS from the coding sequence ATGTTGATTGCGAGCAGCCGCCTGTTCGCGCACTGTGATGTCGTAGATATGGACTGTAACGCTGGCAACAGTAACGGTGGCAACGGTAGTAACAGTAACGGTGCTAGCGGTGGTGGCGTTAGCAACATATTCACCCGCCAGCACTCGATTTCCGGTGGTAACGGCTACTCTTTGCTGCTGGCAAACGGCGCTGGCAGCGGCCCTTCACTCATCCCTAGTGCCACCTCGTTGCGGTGTGACAAGGTGAACGGTAACGCAACGACGATCGTGGCCACTGGTGGCGGTACCGCCGTGGGCGGAGGCAGCACTAGCAACCTGAATGGTATCGGCACGGGAGGCCTGGTATCCTTTCAACCGGCGTTGATTGCACCATCCTCGGCGGCCCTTAAGACATCCTCGCTGACGTCCTCTGCCATCCTGTTTGGGGGTAGCAGCGGCAACCTGAGCAGTGTTGGCGGGAAACCCAGTGGAAGCCACAAATGGATCGGTTCACTGTGTGATGGTGCCACCTCGATCGGTTACAGCAGCGGAAATAGTGGCAGCAGTAGTAAAATAAACCAGCAGCTTCACTTTCAACatcctcagcagcagcagcagcagcagcaacagcaacagcagcaatatcAATTTCTCCAGCATCAGAACCAGAAGCATCATTTagcacaccatcatcatcatcatcatagcTTACCGGTGACAACCAGTGGCAATAGCGGTAGCACCATGCTCGATAGTCTTACTTTTCGGTTGTGCGACGTAGATGGTGCGGTGAGTAGCACCATGGCCAATCCTAATGGTGCCAGTGGTGGAAATGGAGCAAGCAATGGAGCCTCGAATGGTAGTACGGGAGCTGGAAGCATCCTGGTTGTTGTCCCGCAAACAGGAAACGGGAAACAATCACATTCCACCGCCATCAACACTGGTAGTGGGGATAGGCTTTCGTACCCGTCGCATGATCATCAGCAGGCGCAAAAGATGGCTACCGTAGCGTCAACgcaacaccatcaccaccatcagcagcagcagcagcaacaacagcagcaacatagcagcaacaccagcagtagcagtagcaacaATAgcgctgcagttgcaaccgTCAACGATGTGCCCATCAATTACAGCAAAATGACGCGAATCAGCAAGATGGGACTGAGCGCGGACGGGCAACATCAACATcctcatcagcatcatcatcaccatcatgaTTCGGCGGCTTCCGTTTCGATACTTCCtgcttcgtcgtcgtcgtcctcctccGTGCAGCAAGCGCAACAGCAACTGCACAAGCAACAGTTGCACCACCTGCGCAGTACTGTCGGCGGAAGTAGTGGCAACGTGGCTAAGGGCAGTGATGCTTCAGCAGCCGCAAGTTACTGTAAGGTGACGAGGATCGGTAACATAACGCTGCTGGATCCAGAGGATCAGACCATGGTGCAATCGCACATGCTgggaaacaacagcaacagcagcacaactGGTGGTAGCagcggtggcagcagcagcaataacaCTATGAAAAAGGATGAAGTAAGCCTTACCAAGGTGGCCAAACTTGGGCACTCGGTAGATCAAAAGGTGTGCGATCTGCAGCAGCACTTTattcagcagcaccagcaccaactgcagcagctgcagcagcaacaggcaGCTCAGAAACAACAAGCACAACAGCAAAAGGAGCAAGGAAACGGTGGAGGCGAAGAGGTCCGAATCACGGAGAGTCTGGCACCGTTCGAGGTGTTACGGTTGTACATGGACAAGCTGACGCAGTACGAGCATCACGAGATCTACAACTATCCACGCATTTATTTCATTGGTGCTAACGCGAAGAAACGACGTGGTGCGGGCAACTCCGACTACGACAACGAGCAGGGCTCGTATATTCACATCGCGCATGACCATATAGCGTACCGGTACGAGGTGCTTAAAATCATTGGCAAAGGCAGCTTCGGGCAGGTGGTGAAGGCTTACGATCACCGGAACTTCCAGCACGTCGCACTCAAGATGATCCGGAACGAGCAGCGGTTCCACCGTCAGGCGCAGGAAGAGATCCGAATTTTGAAGCACCTGCGGGCGCAAGATCGGTACAACTCGATGAACATTATTCATATGTACGACAGCTTCGTGTTCCGGAACCACATGTGCATAACGTTCGAGCTGCTGTACATCAACCTGTACGAGCTGATCAAGAAGAACAAGTTCAAGGGCTTCAGCATGCAGCTGGTGCGCAAGTTTACGCACTCGCTTCTCAAGTGCCTAGACGCGCTGTACAAAAACAAGATCATCCATTGTGATATGAAGCCGGAGAACATCCTGCTCAAGCAGCAGGGCCGCTCCGGGATAAAGGTGATCGATTTCGGGTCGTCCTGCTTTGAGAATGAGCGCGTATACACGTACATCCAGTCGCGGTTTTACCGGGCGCCGGAGGTGATCCTTGGCGCCAAGTACGACATGGCGATTGACATGTGGTCGCTCGGGTGCATCGTGGCGGAGCTCTACACCGGGTCGGCACTGCTGCCGGGCGAGGACGAGTACGACCAGATGGCTTGCATCATCGAGCTGCTCGGCATGCCCCCACTGAAGCTGCTGCATAATGCACGGTGGCCGTCCCGGTACTTTGCGTACGATGGTGAGGACCAGTTCCCGCACTACTGCACGTTGAGCTTCCGCGAGGACGGCCGGGAAGACATCCAGGGTAGCTACAGCAAGCGAGGCCGATATCGGGGTGCGCCTGGCACCCGGGATTTAGCCAAGGTGCTCAACTACTGCGATGAACTCTTTCTCGATTTCGTGAAGCACTGTTTGCGCTGGGATCCGAAACGGCGCATGACTCCGCAGGAGGCGCTTAACCATAACTGGTTTCATCGGATGCTACCGCAATCACCGCAGGTagtgaaggtcggggtcgtgaACGATGCGAGCTCGGATGCAAGTGCTGCGGCGGCGGTAAGTAGCAATGCGGTTGCCGGAAGTTCGTCACACCCGGTGGCAGCTACCATCAATAAGCAGCTCACGTCATCGATGGTTAGTGGAGGTGGTGCCGGTATGGATAGTAACCCCGGTGGGAGTCTGGCAGCAGGCGTAGCTGGTATCAGTGGCATTTCCATGGGTTCCTAG
- the LOC128723991 gene encoding uncharacterized protein LOC128723991, which translates to MAAPGENVTPEQSIVLKGWEKLEDDVIIKEVSTKGKHVNLCIQFLAHRNELTIKEAKNYFLQKVNAYVYRLLSNRQLYKAHHILKNIDRVPQYVFYQIASETSDHGLRDYIQEHLTRTVENYTTGEQERIAANWRVYTQLKANVRQMAQVLNEVTNGYTVLEIETMSFNTFCMKEDVYRNSVAVDLFFKNQETEISPILDRYTVWSYLLKNNIANLVKIWIQLNSCLRRCFYDGTDPTTHLQSINIDIYDDARFNERLRQLFQRWEIDDFMLSQLSHHRTLSRNEILLNELARLGKFLDHERNDAVAILRRLFSTESFKQHHEWTDATWLREQLTSQLVENRFFPMLALPIVSRELLEQMAEDPAVQQHAGVQVFLQLEKLTDPSIDSKILLAVSRTISGYIQQHNRAFYEENPIVYLFEYGLDECNTAFEDNNPLLEKLPHLHNFIVRLKHEPDVDKAEMPIVQKLLQNAGIPVWNKILHSLFRGSVDEEDKGDEKALFEKHGLMPHFNHPLLVSKYGQPATLRYMHYIQLHQACHAVYEFYREQLQDYSQISTRQQNSAAQTVSQMAIRSYWDTELTTHAVAFIEMIGVNSVPTRAYLRCLTLVDKYCQNAEATDDQQAIDEPVKLSVANLLRRCELAIADKRFEDPELLIDLEAMTIVAKTNGLPYPEAYLREHLLARNDWYRFLLLVDYLNYPQEQILELCRAGFGEKMIGRNLMTALLYQSRNVKEGRDGLTCSSSITSIKRRSSLTPRRRRRASSTAADSSGHSSISSEGGDAVSITRSIGHTTANSFSPPPVTESSSTSSCALYDGACFLSERYDKDLVSTVLLCSNEPNPYATNATQMPFDFDAFRRLALQAVPTNYPPSLRHPYTYQNLLDRAIRFRWPLLALLAGEVCPNESEHRRYCWLVWAMLAGDYPFRDRLTLSEPTDNNDLAQLERSFVCGLIEHLVRSGHLCTLASSLAVFYPDSGWYHLAAFLSLTEDVLFDAKRANQLLTTFLVRSSAASENECELLRISWYEMFSFSARLLMLHLSNRTSMHHQLLLLQTYVRCDFCCFLVTVLDFERMLRMCEIVRHCDVKIDFLSLHECSSGGKEQQHTNLYESLCEQLVAKKCHEAAITVAEKAGLPRESIIFEYWVSGFEATGSVGPFERYQTESTRYGVGPELRISFFMHIANRLEYGERQRYDLLRCALELIREHGLYPSETFDRDRLEYELALSYIRCTGQQLDVLELYCSQYWCNTSQQQSLAGSAILYHTFLELKEVAGIDDLTLSNVPLTQPEERLRLDALINRLLDQGDIVQALRYQAIFEQRPVDLHFIVFCMALAEGLVSLYNLSKEERMLLNEDSARSSGRFQRRTLRFSRVSQSSQIGGSPMKSGTVQLDSSDTSTTATSEFEEVPSRERQDIFEAISALGNRITHGQELAQRVILTYRVAMYLDREYNELLKLRDPLAFLPEVVREDCVYKLEVISDIVTSTRMSVDSFTDFLASEIVSAVVRSKFYLLQQPSTPAPDELLWGYNIDREFHLFLELAPSTNTLGNVLLRYCNAFRLYRKRKDTGDSAAVDHGVQDALESFAVIPTLRHYPAGADLVDRLDEILQHQVLSLKKQNTIIVALLVKAHDCFVHECSMEGIMEVLACCKALTVILTAAKSWNLIVRLLVGIGRYRDMYYCFETLIKHEQFESLLGQFDDRAANGRRFQSAIITFLNEHCPERRDYFRLAALHFRMYREIAELWESEANGTIDAIIKTYETRQPISGKAANVGSNAVCCHRLQATTLMQTELMNVMDAFTHATENYLLNNNLTLAQRAAASAELVALQIFFVRQALVADKNQTAIMGTGASGNAVTGTNGSGDNTPSTSDACYCLSVLDIRSPGDEHRRYGTAHEGTGTNVASGTLAYYINCLLTVPQALIVARAYGIEINWPGAIYQHYIMRGDSAYLQDYLDRLPLTDGMIEMLVKIFQLEPHLTPRMELAIGTFIERIQSVTLKYRLSSLLGLKKTTHGLINGGAVYYLKDTNYGKNDVEAIGGGGSSGGNSIPSVPGGTAAGYAGGSSMTSSIVGSSSIASNTVSLHTMSSS; encoded by the exons GTTAATGCGTACGTCTACAGATTGCTGTCGAATCGCCAGCTCTATAAGGCGCATCACATCCTGAAAAACATTGATCGTGTGCCCCAGTACGTCTTCTACCAGATCGCGTCCGAGACGAGTGATCACGGGTTGCGGGACTACATCCAGGAGCACCTGACCCGAACGGTTGAAAACTACACCACTGGTGAACAGGAACGAATTGCAGCCAACTGGCGCGTCTATACGCAGCTTAAAGCCAACGTGCGCCAAATGGCGCAGGTGCTGAACGAGGTGACCAATGGATACACCGTGCTCGAAATCGAGACGATGTCGTTCAACACCTTCTGCATGAAGGAGGACGTATATCGCAATTCTGTCGCGGTTGATCTGTTCTTCAAAAATCAAG AAACCGAAATCTCGCCCATCCTTGATCGGTACACCGTGTGGAGCTATCTGCTGAAAAACAACATCGCCAATCTGGTGAAGATATGGATTCAACTCAACAGTTGTCTACGGAGATGCTTTTACGATGGCACGGATCCTACCACACACCTGCAGAGCATCAACATCGACATCTACGATGATGCACGGTTTAATGAACGACTTCGGCAGCTGTTCCAACGCTGGGAAATCGACGACTTTATGCTCTCGCAGCTGTCCCACCATCGGACGCTGTCTCGTAATGAAATCCTGCTGAATGAATTGGCAAGACTCGGAAAATTTCTCGATCACGAGCGTAACGATGCGGTGGCCATCTTGCGTCGACTTTTCTCGACTGAAAGTTTCAAGCAACACCACGAGTGGACTGATGCCACATGGTTGCGGGAACAGCTCACTAGCCAGCTGGTTGAGAATCGGTTTTTCCCCATGCTTGCCTTGCCGATTGTTAGCCGTGAGCTCCTCGAGCAGATGGCGGAAGATCCTGCCGTACAGCAACATGCAGGGGTGCAGGTTTTTTTGCAATTAGAAAAGTTAACGGATCCTTCAATTGATTCCAAAATCCTGCTGGCCGTATCACGCACCATATCGGGCTACATCCAGCAGCACAACCGTGCCTTTTATGAGGAGAATCCAATTGTGTACCTTTTCGAGTACGGGCTTGATGAGTGTAACACGGCGTTTGAGGATAATAATCCACTGCTAGAAAAGCTGCCACATTTGCACAATTTCATCGTGCGCCTCAAGCATGAACCGGACGTCGACAAAGCGGAAATGCCGATCGTCCAAAAGCTGTTGCAGAACGCTGGCATTCCCGTTTGGAACAAAATCttgcattcgcttttccgtggTTCCGTCGACGAAGAGGATAAAGGGGACGAAAAAGCGTTGTTCGAAAAGCACGGCTTGATGCCGCATTTTAATCATCCCCTGCTGGTGAGCAAATACGGTCAACCGGCAACATTGCGCTATATGCACTACATCCAGTTACATCAGGCGTGCCACGCGGTGTACGAGTTCTATCGCGAACAATTGCAGGACTACTCGCAAATATCGACGCGACAGCAGAACAGTGCAGCCCAAACGGTGTCCCAGATGGCCATCCGGAGCTACTGGGACACAGAACTCACCACACACGCTGTCGCCTTTATCGAGATGATCGGTGTCAATAGTGTACCCACGCGCGCCTATCTGCGCTGCCTAACGCTTGTCGACAAGTACTGCCAAAATGCGGAAGCAACCGATGATCAGCAAGCTATCGATGAACCGGTAAAGCTCAGCGTGGCCAACTTGCTGCGTCGTTGTGAGCTGGCGATCGCCGACAAACGGTTTGAGGATCCCGAACTGCTGATCGATCTCGAGGCCATGACAATTGTGGCCAAAACAAATGGTCTCCCGTATCCGGAGGCGTATCTACGGGAGCATTTGCTTGCGAGAAACGATTGGTATCGGTTCCTGCTGCTTGTGGATTATCTGAACTATCCGCAGGAGCAAATATTAGAGCTTTGTCGAGCGGGTTTCGGTGAGAAGATGATTGGACGCAACCTCATGACGGCCCTTCTGTACCAATCCCGGAACGTGAAAGAAGGACGTGATGGTCTAACATGCTCCAGCTCTATTACGTCGATCAAAAGACGATCGAGCTTGACACCTCGCAGAAGACGACGA GCAAGCAGTACAGCTGCGGATTCCAGTGGCCACTCCAGCATTTCCAGCGAAGGAGGAGATGCTGTTTCCATCACCCGCAGCATCGGCCACACCACCGCTAACAGCTTCTCACCGCCACCGGTCACTGAGTCGTCTTCCACATCCTCCTGCGCACTGTACGATGGTGCCTGCTTCCTGTCTGAACGGTACGACAAGGATCTTGTATCCACCGTGTTGCTTTGCTCGAATGAACCCAATCCTTACGCGACGAATGCAACCCAGATGCCGTTCGATTTTGACGCATTCAGGCGACTGGCCCTTCAGGCCGTACCCACGAATTATCCACCATCATTGCGGCATCCGTACACGTACCAGAACCTGCTTGACCGCGCGATTCGCTTCCGTTGGCCACTGTTGGCGTTGTTGGCAGGTGAAGTGTGcccgaacgaaagcgaacatCGTCGATATTGCTGGCTGGTGTGGGCCATGTTAGCCGGCGATTATCCATTCCGAGACCGGTTGACGCTAAGCGAACCCACTGACAACAACGACCTGGCCCAGCTCGAACGATCATTTGTGTGCGGTTTGATTGAGCATCTCGTGCGATCAGGCCATCTTTGCACACTAGCCAGCTCCCTGGCGGTTTTTTATCCGGATTCTGGCTGGTATCATCTAGCGGCATTCTTAAGCCTCACCGAGGATGTGCTGTTTGATGCGAAACGGGCTAACCAGCTGCTGACCACCTTCCTAGTCCGCTCGTCTGCCGCCAGTGAGAATGAGTGTGAACTCTTGCGCATTTCCTGGtacgaaatgttcagcttctCCGCCCGGCTGCTTATGCTGCATCTCAGCAACCGGACGTCGATGCAccaccagctgctgctgttgcagacGTACGTACGGTGTGATTTCTGCTGCTTTCTGGTGACTGTGCTCGATTTCGAGCGGATGCTGCGCATGTGTGAAATCGTGCGCCACTGCGACGTCAAGATCGATTTTCTCAGCCTGCACGAGTGTTCCAGTGGCGGAAAGGAACAACAGCACACAAACCTGTACGAGTCGCTGTGCGAGCAGCTTGTGGCGAAAAAGTGTCACGAGGCGGCCATAACCGTTGCCGAAAAGGCGGGACTACCACGTGAAAGTATTATTTTCGAGTACTGGGTAAGCGGTTTCGAGGCAACTGGTTCCGTTGGGCCGTTCGAGCGGTATCAAACCGAAAGCACACGGTACGGGGTTGGACCGGAACTACGCATAAGCTTCTTTATGCACATCGCCAACCGGCTGGAGTACGGCGAACGCCAGCGGTATGATCTGCTCCGGTGCGCGTTGGAGTTGATACGGGAACATGGGCTCTACCCGAGTGAAACGTTCGATCGCGACCGGTTGGAGTACGAGTTGGCCCTTAGCTACATTCGCTGCACTGGCCAGCAGCTGGATGTCCTCGAGCTGTACTGCTCCCAGTACTGGTGCAATACGAGCCAGCAGCAATCCCTCGCTGGCAGTGCCATTTTGTACCACACGTTTCTCGAGCTCAAGGAAGTAGCCGGCATTGACGATCTCACGTTGTCTAACGTTCCACTCACGCAGCCGGAAGAACGATTGCGGTTGGACGCGCTCATCAACCGGCTGCTCGACCAAGGAGACATTGTTCAGGCGCTCCGTTATCAGGCGATTTTCGAGCAGCGTCCGGTGGATCTGCATTTTATCGTGTTCTGCATGGCGCTCGCCGAAGGACTCGTTAGTCTGTATAACCTCTCGAAGGAAGAGCGCATGCTTTTGAACGAAGACAGTGCTCGATCGTCAGGGAGGTTTCAACGTCGCACACTGCGTTTTAGTCGCGTTAGCCAAAGCAGCCAAATCGGAGGATCGCCAATGAAGAGTGGCACCGTGCAGCTGGATTCGTCGGATACAAGCACCACAGCAACGTCAGAATTTGAAGAAGTACCGTCACGTGAACGACAGGACATTTTCGAGGCGATCAGC GCTCTCGGAAATCGCATTACACACGGCCAGGAACTTGCGCAACGTGTCATCTTAACGTACCGCGTGGCGATGTACTTGGATCGGGAGTACAACGAATTGCTAAAACTCCGGGATCCGTTAGCCTTTTTGCCGGAAGTAGTGCGCGAGGACTGCGTCTACAAACTGGAGGTGATCAGCGACATCGTAACCTCTACGCGTATGAGCGTGGACAGTTTTACTGATTTTCTCGCCTCAGAGATCGTGTCCGCCGTGGTGCGCTCGAAGTTCTACCTGTTGCAGCAACCCTCGACTCCTGCTCCGGACGAGTTGCTATGGGGTTACAACATCGATCGCGAGTTTCATCTCTTCCTCGAGCTGGCACCCAGCACGAACACACTCGGGAACGTGTTACTTCGGTACTGCAACGCTTTCCGGTTGTACcgcaagcgaaaggacaccGGTGATAGTGCGGCCGTCGATCATGGGGTGCAGGATGCGCTGGAATCGTTCGCTGTAATTCCCACCCTACGCCACTATCCGGCAGGAGCAGATCTGGTGGATCGATTGGATGAGATATTGCAGCACCAGGTGTTATCactgaagaaacaaaacacgatcATTGTCGCGCTCTTGGTGAAGGCACATGACTGCTTCGTGCACGAGTGCTCGATGGAGGGCATCATGGAGGTGCTGGCGTGCTGCAAAGCCCTTACTGTTATTCTGACGGCGGCTAAATCGTGGAACCTAATTGTGCGGCTACTCGTTGGTATCGGCCGGTATCGAGACATGTACTATTGCTTCGAAACGCTGATCAAACACGAACAGTTCGAGTCCTTGCTAGGGCAGTTTGATGATCGTGCCGCCAATGGGCGTCGGTTTCAGTCGGCCATTATCACGTTCCTAAACGAGCACTGTCCGGAGCGGCGAGATTACTTCCGACTGGCCGCGCTGCACTTTCGAATGTATCGCGAAATCGCCGAGCTGTGGGAATCGGAAGCAAACGGCACAATCGATGCGATCATTAAAACATACGAGACCCGACAACCGATATCCGGGAAAGCGGCCAATGTCGGGTCAAATGCCGTCTGCTGTCATCGCCTTCAAGCAACGACGCTCATGCAAACGGAGCTAATGAACGTCATGGACGCTTTTACACACGCCACGGAAAACTATTTGCTGAACAACAATCTTACGCTCGCACAACGTGCCGCGGCCAGTGCGGAACTGGTAGCAttacaaatttttttcgtacgccAAGCGCTTGTAGCGGATAAAAACCAAACCGCCATCATGGGAACAGGAGCCTCGGGTAATGCTGTCACGGGAACAAACGGATCCGGCGACAATACACCTTCCACCTCGGATGCATGTTACTGCCTTTCAGTGCTCGACATACGCTCCCCGGGAGACGAACATCGACGATACGGAACGGCGCACGAGGGTACCGGAACGAACGTGGCCAGCGGTACGCTGGCGTACTACATCAACTGCTTGCTCACTGTTCCGCAGGCGTTGATCGTAGCGCGAGCGTACGGCATCGAAATCAACTGGCCCGGAGCAATCTACCAGCACTACATTATGCGGGGCGATTCGGCCTACCTGCAGGACTATCTCGATCGGCTTCCACTGACGGACGGGATGATTGAAATGCTGGTGAAAATATTCCAGCTGGAACCGCATCTTACGCCTCGCATGGAGCTGGCCATCGGTACGTTCATCGAGCGCATACAGTCAGTCACGCTGAAGTACCGATTATCGTCGCTGCTCGGACTGAAGAAAACAACCCACGGGTTGATTAACGGTGGTGCCGTCTATTACCTGAAGGACACCAACTATGGGAAGAACGATGTAGAGGCAATCGGTGGCGGTGGGAGTAGTGGAGGGAATAGCATCCCGAGTGTTCCTGGAGGAACCGCGGCAGGATATGCCGGTGGATCAAGCATGACGAGTAGCATCGTgggaagcagcagcatcgcgAGCAACACCGTATCGCTGCACACAATGTCCAGCTCGTGA